AATAATTAGGATGATTACCAACATGCATTAACTTACAATCATAACAAGCATTACAATATTTAGTATTGTATGGTTTCATACAAAATAACCAACGTATAATAAAATAAATTAAAACATCAACACCATTATCTTGTTTACTACTAAAAAGTAACGCATGATGTCCTTTTTTGTTCTTGTAAATACCTAATATTTTATTATAAATATAGCTTAACCAAGGATACAAATACATAAGCATTACACTCTTAAAAGATCTTGTAACCACCAATCTAAAAACTTAAAAACAATACGACAAACCGAGTATAAACTTTGAGAGGCATCAATTACAATAATTTTTTCTGTCGAATCAGAAATTAATTCCCAGTAACAAGATCGCACCTTTCTAAAAAAAATTAAAGACTCCTTCTCAATACGATCTAAAAACATTCTGTTTTTTATACGAGATACACTGATTTCTGGAGAAATGTCAAGATATAATGTGAGATTTGGAGATAAAAAATCCATAATTTTTTTAGATAAAATTTTTAATAACAACTCATCAACCCCTCTTCCCCCTCCTTGATATGCCTGAGAAGATAAATTATATCTATCTCCTATTACCCAATAACCCTGAGATAAAGCTGGTTTTATAACATTGGTCACTAATTGGAATCTTGCAGCATAAATCATCAATAATTCTGATATATCATGCACTGACTCATCAGCATAGCCACCATATTTTATCAGTGTACGCAATAAATCAGCTACCGCAGTACCTCCAGGATCACGAGTAGTTGTTATTTTAACAATACCATATTTTTTATATAAATATCTTTTTATTGCATAAACAACAGTTGTTTTTCCTGATCCATCTAATCCTTCAACAACTATAAACTTGCTATTCACACTGCTCTCTAAATTTAGATATCAATTCCAGCAATAATATTCAATATACCTATATTAACTTTATGTAATAACATTAATTAAAATGCATACATATAAATATCTTTAAATTATTAAGAATTAAATATAACTTTGAAAATATTTCCATAAAAAAGAAACAAACACCAATAATCAAATTTCAATATATATAAAATACCAACAAATAATTAAACATTAAAACAATTATTATAATTTTTCCAAATTTTAATTATAAAAAGAATAAATTCTCACTAATAAATACTATTTACATGATATTTTATGCAAATTATTTATTTTTTTCATGAATTACTTCAAAAATAAAAAAATCTATAAAATTAGATTATTCTTAATATAAGAGTTTAACAAATTAAATAATGTCTTCTTTGAATATACACAATCATCAATAGATTTTACAGATACTATTGGTAATAAAGTATTAGTAATAAATACCTCATCAGCACATTTTAAATGTTTTGGTCCCACCATAACTTGATTTACACTAAATCCTAATTCTGACAGCAATTTTATTACTAATTGTCTCATAATTCCATTAACACCAGCATAATACAAAGACGGTGTAAATACTTCATATTTATATCGCCAAAAAATATTAGCACTACAACATTCTACAACGTTCCCATCAGTATCTAACACAAGCGCTTCATCTGCATCTGAATTTTTACCTATCCAATTAGCAATCATAACTTGTTCTAATCTATTAATATGTTTGATACCTGACAAAATATCATTCCTAGACAACCGTATAATTGCCGTTTTTAATCTAATGCCTAAATTAACCCATTGTTCATAACAATTGGATAATTTACTTACACAAATAATACGCAACGGTTCAATATCACTTATATATCTGTATTTACACGGTGCATTATACAGATCAGATCTCACGATAATTACTTTAATAACATCGAATTTACCACTGCAACTTGCCGCACTTAACATTTCTTTACGTATCACATTTATATCAAAACAATTAAACATTAATCTATTTGATGATATAATTAACCT
This sequence is a window from Candidatus Blochmannia ocreatus. Protein-coding genes within it:
- the tmk gene encoding dTMP kinase encodes the protein MNSKFIVVEGLDGSGKTTVVYAIKRYLYKKYGIVKITTTRDPGGTAVADLLRTLIKYGGYADESVHDISELLMIYAARFQLVTNVIKPALSQGYWVIGDRYNLSSQAYQGGGRGVDELLLKILSKKIMDFLSPNLTLYLDISPEISVSRIKNRMFLDRIEKESLIFFRKVRSCYWELISDSTEKIIVIDASQSLYSVCRIVFKFLDWWLQDLLRV
- the pabC gene encoding aminodeoxychorismate lyase, which gives rise to MYWLNGVPHKKISLNNRGLHFGDGFFTTAKLNNGKIEFLDLHLDRLIISSNRLMFNCFDINVIRKEMLSAASCSGKFDVIKVIIVRSDLYNAPCKYRYISDIEPLRIICVSKLSNCYEQWVNLGIRLKTAIIRLSRNDILSGIKHINRLEQVMIANWIGKNSDADEALVLDTDGNVVECCSANIFWRYKYEVFTPSLYYAGVNGIMRQLVIKLLSELGFSVNQVMVGPKHLKCADEVFITNTLLPIVSVKSIDDCVYSKKTLFNLLNSYIKNNLIL